Proteins encoded by one window of Calidithermus timidus DSM 17022:
- a CDS encoding divergent PAP2 family protein, with translation MAELLSNQVLWTALLATALAQILKLFIYYYIERRWEWERLMETGGMPSSHSATVVALAVGIGMSEGWGSTLFAVAVVLASIVMYDATGIRRAAGMHAARLNDLFEELRTVIQRGPEQEPLKELLGHTYLEVVVGAILGGLFAWLSFSFF, from the coding sequence ATGGCTGAACTCCTCTCCAACCAGGTGCTCTGGACGGCTTTGCTGGCCACCGCCTTGGCCCAGATCCTCAAACTGTTCATCTACTACTACATCGAGCGTCGCTGGGAGTGGGAGCGCTTGATGGAAACCGGCGGGATGCCCTCCTCCCACTCGGCGACGGTGGTGGCCCTGGCGGTGGGCATCGGCATGAGCGAGGGCTGGGGCAGCACCCTCTTCGCCGTCGCGGTGGTGCTGGCCAGCATCGTGATGTACGACGCCACCGGCATCCGCCGTGCTGCTGGGATGCACGCCGCCCGCCTCAACGACCTCTTCGAGGAGCTGCGCACCGTCATCCAGCGCGGCCCCGAGCAGGAACCCCTCAAAGAACTGCTGGGCCACACCTACCTCGAGGTCGTAGTAGGGGCGATCCTGGGTGGGCTCTTTGCCTGGCTGAGCTTTAGCTTTTTTTGA
- a CDS encoding bifunctional methylenetetrahydrofolate dehydrogenase/methenyltetrahydrofolate cyclohydrolase, with the protein MLELAGPPVAEAVYEELKAQLAHLPYVPHLRVVRVGEDPASVSYVRLKDRQARKIGLSSQVDVFPEDTSEQALLEHIARLNADDGIDGILVQFPTPRQIRQQAVLEAIDPAKDVDGLTPVNAGRLWSGQEALESCTPAGIMRLLGHYGITVAGKEVVIVNRSNLVGKPLAAMMLRENATVTIAHSRTQNMAEITRRAEILVTAVGRAGFITPEMVRPGAVIIDVSVNRVGRNDQGRDILAGDCVPEVARVASALTPVPGGVGPMTVAMLLFNTVKAAVRRRGEPGMILSRGEPGSRSR; encoded by the coding sequence ATGCTCGAACTTGCCGGCCCTCCTGTGGCCGAAGCCGTTTACGAAGAACTCAAGGCTCAGCTAGCCCACCTGCCCTACGTACCCCACCTGCGGGTGGTGCGGGTAGGGGAGGACCCGGCCTCAGTGTCCTATGTGCGGCTCAAGGACCGTCAAGCCCGGAAGATTGGCCTCAGCAGCCAGGTGGACGTCTTCCCCGAAGACACCAGTGAACAGGCCCTCCTTGAGCACATCGCTCGCCTCAACGCCGACGATGGGATCGATGGCATCCTGGTGCAATTCCCCACGCCCCGGCAGATCCGGCAGCAGGCCGTGCTCGAGGCCATCGACCCCGCCAAGGACGTCGATGGCCTCACCCCCGTGAACGCCGGGCGGTTGTGGAGTGGGCAGGAGGCGCTGGAGTCGTGCACTCCGGCGGGCATCATGCGCCTGCTTGGGCACTACGGCATCACCGTCGCGGGCAAGGAAGTGGTCATCGTCAACCGTTCCAACTTGGTGGGCAAACCCCTTGCCGCCATGATGCTACGCGAGAACGCCACCGTGACCATCGCCCACTCCCGCACCCAGAACATGGCCGAGATCACCCGCCGGGCCGAGATCCTGGTGACGGCGGTGGGAAGGGCCGGTTTCATCACCCCCGAAATGGTGCGCCCCGGCGCGGTGATCATCGATGTGAGCGTGAACCGGGTAGGCCGCAACGATCAGGGCCGCGACATCCTGGCGGGCGACTGCGTCCCGGAAGTGGCGCGCGTGGCCTCGGCACTCACCCCGGTGCCCGGCGGGGTGGGGCCCATGACGGTGGCCATGCTGCTTTTCAACACCGTGAAAGCCGCCGTGCGCCGCAGGGGTGAGCCTGGGATGATCCTCTCGCGCGGCGAACCCGGCTCACGAAGTCGCTAG
- the nusB gene encoding transcription antitermination factor NusB, producing the protein MRRKARELAFRVLFEYTNGGGDLEAAWEHATQDLEDDDETYGDRLDQEGLDFARKLIEGYGREAIAVDAALEATIEGWSFGQMAKTDLAILRLTAYEMLYEQTPYPPLIEVAVKIAKRYGGEDSGRFVNGVLARLLKRIEAGEIQTSSGA; encoded by the coding sequence GTGCGGCGTAAGGCGCGCGAACTGGCTTTTAGGGTACTCTTCGAGTACACCAACGGTGGGGGGGACCTCGAGGCCGCCTGGGAGCATGCCACGCAGGACCTCGAGGACGACGACGAGACCTACGGTGACCGATTGGACCAGGAGGGCCTGGATTTTGCCCGCAAGCTGATCGAAGGCTACGGACGAGAGGCCATCGCCGTCGATGCGGCGCTCGAGGCCACCATCGAGGGCTGGAGCTTCGGCCAGATGGCCAAGACCGATCTGGCTATCCTGCGATTGACGGCCTACGAGATGCTCTACGAACAGACCCCCTACCCCCCCCTCATCGAGGTCGCGGTCAAGATCGCCAAGCGCTACGGCGGCGAGGACTCGGGTCGCTTCGTCAACGGGGTGCTGGCCCGCTTGCTCAAGCGCATCGAGGCAGGGGAAATCCAGACTTCCTCCGGGGCCTGA
- a CDS encoding Asp23/Gls24 family envelope stress response protein: MVDYDLYDNALVGLVTLALEGAQGLRLVQSGARSVGEMFSGRRGKPVRVEREGDSLSVDLNVSVDYGQPIPELARNAQRLVAEALSASTGLKVRAVNLTVVAVEYREGGGAA; encoded by the coding sequence ATGGTGGACTATGACCTTTACGACAACGCCCTGGTGGGGCTGGTGACGCTGGCCTTGGAAGGTGCGCAAGGCCTGCGCTTGGTCCAGTCTGGGGCTCGCAGCGTGGGAGAGATGTTCTCCGGGCGGCGTGGTAAGCCGGTGCGCGTCGAGCGCGAGGGGGATTCCTTAAGCGTCGATCTCAACGTGAGCGTGGACTACGGCCAGCCCATCCCCGAACTCGCCAGGAACGCTCAGCGCCTCGTGGCCGAGGCCCTGAGCGCTTCGACTGGCCTCAAGGTGCGAGCCGTGAACCTCACGGTGGTGGCGGTAGAGTACCGGGAGGGCGGCGGTGCGGCGTAA
- a CDS encoding alpha-amylase family protein, which produces MFSTPLPAELRPLLERLLTLAQDELSGGDLETFSLRLERYLPDLHAGLTAVYPDAEGLLERLLPILTAAHQARSADLRRLDAKRLLAPDWFQRPEMIAYVAYTERFAGTLRGVEERIDYLEELGVRYLHLMPFLKPRPAPHDGGYAVMDYRAVREDLGTMADLEALTAKLRARGIALCCDLVLNHVAQEHEWALRARRGEAKYQRYFHMFPDRTLPDEYEKTLPEVFPDFAPGNFTFDEESGQWVWTTFNRWQWDLNWANPEVFLEFADLILWLANRGVEVFRLDAIAFIWKRLGTNCQNQPEVHAITQALRAVARIVAPAVLFKAEAIVAPDDLIHYLGQGPHFGLLSDTAYHNSLMVQIWSSLASRDVRLMSEALRRFPLKPTNTAWCTYLRCHDDIGWAIADEDAARVGLSGEAHRRFLSDYYSGRFPASFSRGLVFQENPRTGDRRISGSAASLAGLEQALERGDPHQLHLSLERLLLGHAVVLGFGGIPLLYMGDELALLNDHSYLEEPEHAEDNRWVHRPHMDWEKAARAKADPTSPEGRMYHGLRHLIRVRRTTPHFHAALEAQILEPRNPHVFGYVRRHPLGNLVALYNFSEEVQYYPAEVLWQQGLGLPFDRISGQLVPIEHHLVRLEPYARLWITDESDR; this is translated from the coding sequence ATGTTCTCCACCCCGCTCCCTGCCGAACTGCGCCCTTTGCTCGAGCGCCTGCTGACCCTGGCCCAAGATGAGCTCTCAGGCGGCGACCTCGAGACCTTCAGTCTGCGCCTGGAGCGCTACCTACCCGACCTCCACGCCGGCCTGACAGCGGTATACCCCGACGCGGAGGGGCTGCTCGAGCGGCTGCTGCCCATCCTCACCGCCGCCCACCAGGCCCGCAGCGCCGATCTCAGGCGCCTCGACGCCAAGCGCCTGCTGGCCCCCGACTGGTTCCAGCGCCCAGAGATGATCGCCTACGTGGCCTACACCGAGCGCTTCGCCGGGACGCTGAGGGGCGTTGAGGAGCGGATCGACTACCTCGAGGAGCTCGGCGTGCGCTACCTCCACCTCATGCCCTTCCTCAAGCCGCGCCCCGCCCCCCACGACGGCGGCTACGCGGTGATGGACTACCGCGCGGTGCGCGAAGACCTGGGCACCATGGCCGACCTCGAGGCCCTCACCGCCAAGCTGCGCGCGCGGGGCATCGCGCTGTGCTGCGACCTGGTCTTGAACCACGTGGCCCAGGAGCACGAGTGGGCGCTGCGGGCCCGCAGGGGCGAGGCGAAGTATCAGCGCTACTTCCACATGTTCCCCGACCGCACCCTCCCCGACGAGTACGAGAAGACCCTGCCCGAGGTCTTCCCCGACTTCGCTCCGGGCAACTTCACCTTCGACGAGGAGAGCGGCCAGTGGGTCTGGACCACCTTCAACCGCTGGCAATGGGACCTCAACTGGGCCAATCCCGAGGTCTTCCTCGAGTTCGCCGACCTCATCCTCTGGCTCGCCAACCGCGGCGTGGAGGTCTTCCGCCTCGACGCCATCGCCTTCATCTGGAAGCGCCTGGGCACCAACTGCCAGAACCAGCCCGAGGTGCACGCCATCACCCAGGCCCTGCGTGCCGTGGCCCGCATCGTGGCCCCGGCGGTGCTGTTCAAGGCCGAGGCCATCGTGGCCCCCGACGACCTGATCCACTACCTGGGTCAGGGTCCTCACTTCGGCCTGCTCAGCGATACCGCCTACCACAACAGCCTGATGGTGCAGATCTGGTCGAGTCTGGCCTCGCGCGACGTGCGGCTGATGAGCGAGGCCCTGCGCCGCTTCCCCCTCAAGCCCACCAACACCGCCTGGTGCACCTACTTGCGCTGCCACGACGACATCGGCTGGGCCATCGCCGACGAGGACGCGGCGCGGGTGGGGCTCTCCGGCGAGGCTCACCGCCGCTTCCTCTCCGACTACTACTCCGGGCGCTTCCCCGCCTCCTTCAGCCGGGGGCTGGTCTTCCAGGAAAACCCCCGCACCGGCGACCGGCGCATCTCGGGCTCGGCAGCCAGCCTGGCGGGCCTCGAGCAGGCCCTGGAGCGGGGAGACCCCCATCAGCTTCACCTCAGCCTCGAGCGCCTGCTGTTGGGCCACGCCGTGGTGCTGGGCTTCGGTGGGATTCCCCTGTTGTACATGGGCGATGAGCTGGCCCTGCTCAACGACCATTCCTACCTCGAGGAGCCCGAGCACGCCGAGGATAACCGCTGGGTCCACCGCCCGCACATGGACTGGGAAAAGGCTGCCCGCGCCAAAGCCGACCCCACCTCGCCGGAAGGCCGCATGTACCACGGCCTGCGACACCTCATCCGCGTGCGCCGCACCACCCCCCACTTCCACGCCGCCCTCGAGGCGCAGATCCTCGAGCCGCGCAACCCCCACGTCTTCGGCTACGTGCGCCGCCACCCGCTGGGCAACCTGGTGGCGCTGTACAACTTCAGCGAAGAGGTCCAGTACTACCCCGCCGAGGTGCTCTGGCAGCAGGGGCTCGGCCTGCCTTTCGACCGCATCAGCGGCCAGCTCGTGCCCATCGAGCACCACCTGGTGCGGCTGGAACCCTATGCCCGGCTGTGGATCACGGATGAGAGTGATCGATAG
- the folP gene encoding dihydropteroate synthase: MGVLNLTPDSFSDGGKYQGLEAAIKRARQMVAEGADLIDIGGESTRPGAQPVDAEEEKRRVLPVLEALLELEVPISIDTRKPEVAAEALALGAHLLNDVTGLRDERMAALAARYEVPAVIMHMPVPDPATMQQHAHYADVVTEVREFLQTQARKALEAGVPQVVLDPGIGFGKTLEHNLELIRRLNELVTLGHPVLLGASRKRFVGTLSGVEVAEQRVMGTVAAHLFGVSRGARILRVHDVRAHREALAVWNALAREVVHG, from the coding sequence ATGGGGGTGCTCAACCTGACCCCAGACTCCTTCTCCGACGGGGGCAAATACCAAGGACTCGAGGCGGCCATCAAGCGGGCCCGGCAGATGGTGGCCGAAGGAGCCGACCTGATCGACATCGGCGGCGAATCCACCCGCCCCGGAGCCCAGCCGGTGGACGCCGAGGAGGAGAAGCGCCGGGTGCTGCCGGTGCTCGAGGCCCTCTTGGAGCTGGAAGTGCCCATCAGCATCGACACCCGCAAGCCGGAGGTGGCCGCCGAAGCCCTGGCCCTGGGGGCTCACCTGCTCAACGACGTGACCGGGCTGCGCGACGAACGCATGGCCGCACTGGCCGCCCGCTACGAAGTCCCCGCCGTGATCATGCACATGCCCGTCCCCGACCCCGCCACCATGCAGCAGCACGCCCACTACGCCGACGTGGTGACCGAGGTCAGGGAATTCCTGCAAACCCAAGCCCGCAAAGCCCTGGAAGCCGGGGTGCCGCAGGTAGTGCTCGACCCCGGCATCGGCTTCGGTAAGACGCTGGAGCACAACCTCGAGCTCATCCGCCGCTTAAACGAGCTGGTCACGCTGGGCCATCCGGTGCTGCTGGGGGCCAGCCGCAAGCGCTTTGTTGGCACCCTGAGCGGGGTGGAAGTGGCCGAGCAGCGGGTGATGGGAACGGTGGCGGCCCACCTCTTCGGCGTGAGCCGGGGAGCACGCATCCTGCGGGTTCACGACGTGAGGGCCCACCGGGAGGCGCTGGCGGTGTGGAATGCCCTGGCTCGGGAGGTCGTGCATGGGTAG
- the folB gene encoding dihydroneopterin aldolase: MGRVVLAGIELYARHGVHAEEERLGARFVVDVEMEVAFEGKPDVITSTVDYGAVFRFVQKLATEQRFYLIEALADHLAEEIMKRFAEVQELVVRVHKPHAPLPGVVRDVFAQTSRRR; encoded by the coding sequence ATGGGTAGGGTCGTGCTCGCAGGCATCGAGCTATACGCCCGCCACGGCGTACACGCCGAGGAGGAGAGGCTGGGGGCGCGCTTCGTGGTGGACGTGGAGATGGAGGTGGCCTTCGAGGGGAAACCCGACGTCATCACCTCTACCGTGGACTACGGCGCGGTCTTTCGCTTCGTACAGAAGCTCGCGACCGAGCAGCGCTTCTACCTCATCGAAGCCCTGGCCGATCACCTGGCCGAGGAGATCATGAAGCGCTTTGCCGAGGTGCAAGAATTGGTGGTGCGGGTGCATAAGCCCCACGCCCCCCTGCCCGGCGTGGTGCGGGATGTGTTCGCACAGACCTCGAGGCGGCGATGA
- a CDS encoding bifunctional folylpolyglutamate synthase/dihydrofolate synthase produces the protein MNYGEALGYTASLLKFGIQLGLERFRELLRRVGDPHTAFRAVHVAGTNGKGSTTVFIASVLREAGYRTGCYLSPHLFDFRERIQVNGVLIPPEAFARQVERLKPVVEALAQDERYGQTTEFELITAAAFGHFAEEGVEVAVLEVGLGGRLDATNVIPPPLVAVISSIGLDHQELLGHSLRQIALEKAGILKPGVPVVTGVTQGEALEAIEEVARQQGCPLHRVEPAAQRRADGYAYYASDARGLSIWLPEAPLIGLRLALQGHFQHANAAVAAAALNRLRKQGLAIPEEALRQGLERARLPGRFQVLRIQNPPRTLVLDVAHNQDGARALAEALQHAFPGQKGLFVVGMKNNHDPAEFLPPLKEHVGRLWVSQPRTNPRPLEELLEVAHHLHLRVQAMPSIPAALEQALERATPEQPVVLTGSFLTVGELPEPYRSLALAGQEGF, from the coding sequence ATGAACTACGGCGAAGCCCTGGGCTACACCGCTTCCCTGCTTAAGTTCGGCATCCAGCTCGGCCTGGAGCGCTTTCGTGAGCTTTTACGACGGGTGGGCGACCCCCACACGGCCTTCCGCGCAGTCCACGTGGCCGGGACCAACGGCAAGGGTTCGACCACCGTCTTCATCGCCTCGGTGCTGCGCGAAGCGGGCTACCGCACCGGCTGCTACCTCTCGCCCCACCTCTTCGACTTCCGCGAGCGCATCCAGGTGAACGGGGTCCTGATCCCTCCCGAGGCCTTCGCCCGGCAGGTCGAGCGCCTCAAGCCCGTGGTCGAGGCGCTGGCCCAGGACGAGCGCTACGGCCAGACCACCGAGTTCGAGCTGATCACCGCCGCGGCCTTCGGTCACTTCGCCGAGGAGGGGGTGGAGGTGGCGGTGCTCGAGGTGGGCTTAGGGGGGCGGCTCGACGCCACCAACGTCATCCCACCCCCGCTGGTCGCGGTGATCAGCAGCATCGGCCTCGACCACCAGGAGCTGCTGGGCCACAGCCTGCGCCAGATCGCGCTCGAGAAGGCCGGAATCCTCAAGCCGGGCGTTCCCGTGGTGACGGGCGTAACCCAGGGCGAAGCCCTGGAGGCCATCGAGGAAGTGGCCCGCCAGCAGGGATGCCCGTTGCACCGAGTTGAACCCGCCGCGCAACGCCGCGCCGACGGCTACGCTTACTACGCCTCCGATGCCCGCGGGCTTTCGATCTGGCTGCCCGAAGCGCCCCTCATCGGGCTGCGCCTGGCGCTGCAGGGCCACTTCCAACACGCCAACGCCGCCGTGGCCGCCGCTGCCCTCAACCGCTTGCGAAAGCAGGGGCTGGCGATCCCCGAGGAAGCCCTGCGGCAGGGCCTCGAGCGAGCCCGTCTGCCGGGCCGTTTCCAGGTCCTGCGCATCCAGAATCCTCCCCGCACCCTGGTACTCGACGTAGCCCACAACCAAGACGGCGCCCGCGCGCTGGCCGAGGCTCTGCAACACGCTTTCCCCGGCCAGAAGGGGCTCTTCGTGGTGGGCATGAAAAACAACCACGACCCGGCCGAATTCCTGCCACCCCTCAAGGAGCACGTCGGGCGCTTGTGGGTCAGCCAGCCGCGCACCAACCCCCGCCCGCTGGAGGAGCTGCTCGAGGTAGCCCACCACCTGCACCTGAGGGTGCAGGCCATGCCCAGCATCCCGGCGGCGCTGGAGCAGGCGCTCGAGCGCGCCACCCCCGAGCAGCCCGTGGTCCTCACCGGCTCCTTCCTCACGGTGGGCGAGTTGCCCGAGCCCTACCGCAGCCTGGCGCTGGCGGGGCAGGAGGGGTTTTGA
- the folK gene encoding 2-amino-4-hydroxy-6-hydroxymethyldihydropteridine diphosphokinase translates to MHRYAVALGSNLGNRLGYLRRGVELLKQEVGALDLLLSRVYDTDPLGGPVGQGAYLNAATVFRSELEPTEVLERLLDIERREGRVRRQPNDPRTLDLDLLLCDNLRLERPGLVIPHPRMHLRAFVLAPLADIAPGWVVPGLDQSVEALLGKLDTAGIRPTDLRL, encoded by the coding sequence GTGCATCGCTATGCCGTGGCTTTGGGTTCCAACCTGGGGAATCGTCTGGGGTATCTGCGGCGCGGGGTGGAGCTGCTCAAGCAGGAGGTGGGGGCGCTCGATCTGCTTTTGAGCCGGGTGTACGACACCGATCCGCTGGGCGGTCCTGTCGGTCAAGGGGCCTATCTCAACGCGGCAACGGTCTTCAGGAGCGAACTCGAGCCCACGGAAGTGCTCGAGCGCCTGCTGGACATCGAGCGCCGGGAGGGGCGGGTTCGGCGGCAGCCCAATGACCCGCGCACCCTCGACCTCGACCTGCTGCTGTGTGACAACTTGCGTCTAGAACGACCCGGACTGGTGATCCCCCACCCCCGCATGCACCTGCGGGCTTTCGTGCTGGCTCCGCTGGCCGACATCGCGCCGGGGTGGGTAGTGCCGGGCTTGGACCAGAGCGTGGAGGCGCTGCTGGGGAAACTGGACACCGCAGGAATACGCCCCACCGATTTGCGGCTGTAG
- a CDS encoding NAD-dependent succinate-semialdehyde dehydrogenase, whose protein sequence is MSIKEITFNTKALVGGEWVGTTRSFAVHSPYSGEVIAQVADCGEAEARRAIEAAVVAFETWRDATAYERAALMKRWHALILRDEQTLAQTIAMEMGKPVSEALGEVRYAASFIEWYAEEAKRIYGETVPSQFAHKRLLAIKQPVGPVYGVTPWNFPAAMATRKIGPALAAGCTFILKPAEQSPLTAIKLAELWLEAGGPPGVLQVLTTSDPVALTRVMMADERIRKITFTGSTEVGKILTRQSADTLKRISMELGGHAPYLVFEDADLEQAVKDVVACKFRNAGQTCVCTNRIYVQQSVAEAFSQKLAQAAAGLKVGDPLDPSTQIGPLVDRQGLEKVKAHVEDARAKGAAVLTGGEATGGLFYAPTVLAGVREDMRIMSEETFGPVAPVIPFKTEEEAIRAANNTPYGLAAYLWTKDLSRAIRVAERLEYGIIGLNDAVPSTAQAPFGGVKQSGFGREGGHWGLEEYLYVKYISVGMV, encoded by the coding sequence ATGAGCATCAAGGAGATCACCTTCAACACCAAGGCCCTCGTCGGCGGCGAGTGGGTCGGTACCACCCGATCCTTTGCGGTGCATAGCCCCTACTCGGGCGAGGTCATCGCCCAGGTGGCCGACTGCGGCGAGGCCGAGGCCCGGCGGGCCATCGAGGCCGCAGTCGTGGCCTTCGAGACCTGGCGCGACGCCACCGCCTACGAGCGCGCCGCGCTGATGAAGCGGTGGCATGCCCTGATCCTGCGTGACGAGCAGACCCTGGCCCAGACCATCGCCATGGAGATGGGCAAACCGGTCAGCGAGGCGCTGGGCGAGGTGCGCTATGCGGCCAGCTTCATCGAGTGGTACGCCGAGGAAGCCAAGCGCATTTACGGCGAGACGGTGCCCAGTCAGTTCGCCCACAAACGGTTGTTGGCCATCAAGCAGCCGGTGGGGCCGGTGTACGGGGTGACCCCCTGGAACTTCCCCGCCGCCATGGCCACCCGCAAGATCGGCCCTGCCCTCGCCGCGGGCTGCACCTTCATCCTCAAACCCGCCGAGCAGTCCCCCCTCACCGCCATCAAGCTGGCCGAGCTGTGGCTGGAGGCTGGCGGGCCACCCGGAGTCTTGCAGGTGCTCACCACCTCCGACCCCGTGGCCCTCACGCGGGTGATGATGGCCGACGAGCGCATCCGCAAGATCACCTTCACCGGCTCGACCGAGGTGGGCAAGATCCTCACCCGCCAGAGCGCCGACACCCTCAAGCGCATCTCCATGGAACTCGGCGGACACGCCCCCTACCTGGTCTTCGAGGATGCCGACCTCGAGCAAGCCGTCAAGGACGTGGTGGCCTGCAAGTTCCGCAACGCGGGCCAGACCTGCGTGTGCACCAACCGCATCTACGTGCAGCAGAGCGTCGCCGAGGCCTTCAGCCAGAAGCTGGCTCAGGCTGCCGCCGGGCTCAAGGTGGGCGACCCCCTCGACCCCAGCACCCAGATCGGGCCGCTGGTGGACCGGCAGGGCCTCGAGAAGGTCAAGGCCCACGTCGAGGATGCCAGGGCCAAGGGTGCCGCCGTGCTGACGGGAGGGGAGGCCACAGGCGGGCTGTTCTACGCCCCCACCGTGCTGGCGGGTGTGCGGGAGGACATGCGCATCATGAGCGAGGAAACCTTTGGCCCCGTAGCCCCGGTGATCCCCTTCAAAACCGAGGAGGAAGCCATCCGGGCCGCCAACAACACCCCGTACGGCTTGGCGGCCTACCTCTGGACCAAAGACCTGAGCCGGGCCATCCGGGTAGCCGAGCGGCTGGAATACGGCATCATCGGCCTCAACGACGCGGTTCCTTCCACCGCCCAAGCCCCCTTCGGCGGGGTCAAGCAAAGCGGCTTTGGCCGCGAGGGCGGGCACTGGGGGCTCGAGGAGTACCTGTACGTGAAGTACATCTCGGTGGGGATGGTTTAG